Proteins encoded in a region of the Oryctolagus cuniculus chromosome 10, mOryCun1.1, whole genome shotgun sequence genome:
- the GLT8D1 gene encoding glycosyltransferase 8 domain-containing protein 1 isoform X1 yields the protein MTIRKVNIVILVLAIVLFLLVLHHNFLSLNSLLRNEVSDSGILGLQPIDFVPNAPRSDGDEREEIPVVIAASEDRLGGAIAAINSIQQNTRSNVIFYIVTLNNTADHLRSWLNSGSLKNIRYKIVNFDTALLEGKVKEDPGQGESMKPLTFARFYLPILVPSAKKAIYMDDDVIVQGDILALYNTPLKPGHAAAFSEDCDSTSAKVVIRGAGNQYNYIGYLDYKKERIRKLSMKASTCSFNPGVFVANMTEWKRQNITSQLEKWMRLNAEEGLYSRTLAGSITTPPLLIVFYQQHSTIDPMWNVRHLGSSAGKRYSPQFIKAAKLLHWNGHFKPWGRTASYTDVWEKWYVPDPTGKFSLIRRHMEISNIK from the exons ATGACAATCCGTAAAG TCAACATCGTCATCTTGGTCCTGGCTATTGTCCTCTTCTTACTGGTGCTGCACCATAACTTCCTCAGCCTGAACAGTTTGCTAAGGAATGAGGTTTCAG ATTCAGGGATTCTGGGACTTCAACCCATAGACTTTGTTCCAAATGCTCCCCGAAGTGATGGAGACGAGAGAGAAGAGATTCCCGTGGTCATTGCTGCATCTGAAGACAGGCTTGGaggggccattgcagccataaaTAGCATTCAGCAGAACACTCGCTCCAATGTGATTTTCTACATTGTTACGCTCAATAACACAGCAGATCATCTTCG GTCCTGGCTCAACAGTGGTTCCTTGAAAAACATCAGGTACAAAATTGTGAATTTCGACACTGCACTCTTGGAAGGGAAAGTAAAGGAGGATCCTGGCCAGGGGGAATCCATGAAACCC TTAACCTTTGCAAGGTTCTACTTGCCAATTCTGGTTCCCAGTGCAAAGAAGGCCATTTATATGGATGATGATGTAATTGTGCAAG GTGATATTCTTGCCCTTTACAATACACCACTGAAGCCAGGGCATGCAGCTGCATTTTCAGAAGACTGTGATTCAACGTCTGCTAAAGTTGTCATCCGTGGAGCAGGGAATCAG TACAACTACATTGGCTATCTTGactataaaaaggaaagaattcgTAAGTTATCCATGAAAGCCAGCACCTGCTCATTTAACCCTGGAGTTTTTGTTGCAAACATGACAGAATGGAAGCGACAAAACATAACTAGCCAGCTGGAGAAATGGATGAGACTCAATGCAGA AGAGGGACTGTACAGCAGAACATTGGCTGGCAGCATCACGACACCGCCTCTGCTCATCGTGTTTTATCAACAGCACTCCACTATCGACCCTATGTGGAATGTCCGCCACCTTG GTTCCAGTGCTGGAAAACGATATTCACCCCAGTTTATAAAGGCTGCCAAGTTACTCCACTGGAATGGACACTTTAAGCCGTGGGGAAGAACCGCTTCATACACTGATGTTTGGGAAAAATGGTATGTTCCAGATCCAACAGGCAAATTCAGCTTAATCCGAAGACATATGGAGATCtcaaacataaagtaa
- the SPCS1 gene encoding signal peptidase complex subunit 1 isoform X1, whose amino-acid sequence MARGGATGCAGPSETSASGAAAIALPGLVGAAGYARRPALVPECWLPSLCRPPSGAVMLEHLSSLPTQMDYKGQKLAEQMFQGIILFSAIVGFIYGYVAEQFGWTVYIVMAGFAFSCLLTLPPWPIYRRHPLKWLPVQDSCTEDKKPGDRKIKRHAKNN is encoded by the exons atggcgcggggcggggccacgGGCTGTGCCGGCCCGTCGGAGACATCCGCTTCCGGGGCCGCGGCCATCGCGCTCCCCGGCTTGGTAGGCGCTGCGGGCTATGCGCGGCGTCCTGCTCTGGTCCCTGAGTGTTGGCTGCCCTCGCTCTGCCGTCCGCCTTCTGGAGCAGTCATGCTGGAACATCTGAGCTCGCTGCCCACGCAGATG GATTACAAGGGCCAGAAGCTGGCTGAACAGATGTTTCAAGGAATTATTCTGTTTTCTGCA ATAGTTGGATTTATCTACGGGTACGTGGCTGAACAGTTCGGGTGGACTGTGTACATAGTAATGGCTGGATTTGCTTTTTCGTGTTTG CTGACACTTCCTCCATGGCCAATCTATCGCCGGCATCCCCTCAAGTGGTTACCTGTTCAAGATTCATGCACAGAAGACAAGAAGCCAGGAGATAGAAAAATTAAGAGGCATGCTAAAAATAACTGA
- the SPCS1 gene encoding signal peptidase complex subunit 1 isoform X2, protein MARGGATGCAGPSETSASGAAAIALPGLVGAAGYARRPALVPECWLPSLCRPPSGAVMLEHLSSLPTQMDYKGQKLAEQMFQGIILFSAIVGFIYGYVAEQFGWTVYIVMAGFAFSCLNAKSIRRREVQERPQLSCDSYSKPGPALARTSG, encoded by the exons atggcgcggggcggggccacgGGCTGTGCCGGCCCGTCGGAGACATCCGCTTCCGGGGCCGCGGCCATCGCGCTCCCCGGCTTGGTAGGCGCTGCGGGCTATGCGCGGCGTCCTGCTCTGGTCCCTGAGTGTTGGCTGCCCTCGCTCTGCCGTCCGCCTTCTGGAGCAGTCATGCTGGAACATCTGAGCTCGCTGCCCACGCAGATG GATTACAAGGGCCAGAAGCTGGCTGAACAGATGTTTCAAGGAATTATTCTGTTTTCTGCA ATAGTTGGATTTATCTACGGGTACGTGGCTGAACAGTTCGGGTGGACTGTGTACATAGTAATGGCTGGATTTGCTTTTTCGTGTTTG AACGCCAAGAGCATCAGGAGGCGTGAAGTGCAGGAGAGGCCACAGCTGTCCTGTGACAGCTACTCCAAGCCTGGGCCAGCGCTAGCAAGGACTTCCGG CTGA
- the GLT8D1 gene encoding glycosyltransferase 8 domain-containing protein 1 isoform X2: MKPLTFARFYLPILVPSAKKAIYMDDDVIVQGDILALYNTPLKPGHAAAFSEDCDSTSAKVVIRGAGNQYNYIGYLDYKKERIRKLSMKASTCSFNPGVFVANMTEWKRQNITSQLEKWMRLNAEEGLYSRTLAGSITTPPLLIVFYQQHSTIDPMWNVRHLGSSAGKRYSPQFIKAAKLLHWNGHFKPWGRTASYTDVWEKWYVPDPTGKFSLIRRHMEISNIK, encoded by the exons ATGAAACCC TTAACCTTTGCAAGGTTCTACTTGCCAATTCTGGTTCCCAGTGCAAAGAAGGCCATTTATATGGATGATGATGTAATTGTGCAAG GTGATATTCTTGCCCTTTACAATACACCACTGAAGCCAGGGCATGCAGCTGCATTTTCAGAAGACTGTGATTCAACGTCTGCTAAAGTTGTCATCCGTGGAGCAGGGAATCAG TACAACTACATTGGCTATCTTGactataaaaaggaaagaattcgTAAGTTATCCATGAAAGCCAGCACCTGCTCATTTAACCCTGGAGTTTTTGTTGCAAACATGACAGAATGGAAGCGACAAAACATAACTAGCCAGCTGGAGAAATGGATGAGACTCAATGCAGA AGAGGGACTGTACAGCAGAACATTGGCTGGCAGCATCACGACACCGCCTCTGCTCATCGTGTTTTATCAACAGCACTCCACTATCGACCCTATGTGGAATGTCCGCCACCTTG GTTCCAGTGCTGGAAAACGATATTCACCCCAGTTTATAAAGGCTGCCAAGTTACTCCACTGGAATGGACACTTTAAGCCGTGGGGAAGAACCGCTTCATACACTGATGTTTGGGAAAAATGGTATGTTCCAGATCCAACAGGCAAATTCAGCTTAATCCGAAGACATATGGAGATCtcaaacataaagtaa